A genomic stretch from Pseudomonas sp. MUP55 includes:
- a CDS encoding efflux RND transporter periplasmic adaptor subunit has translation MNKKKITSLVLIPVAVIAVVMMSRAPSQAQPADAPAGALTKVALGAVQLRPANVYFAGVGELEAASQVQVCAEVGGRVTLINFESGRQVKAGEVLVKLNDAPEQAEQLRLQAQVRNAEIIRKRVTGLVRENAATQEQLDNARAADEMAQGELKKVQALIAQKTIRAPFAGVLGIRQVNEGQYLNVGDRIVSLVNTQVLYVNFSLDEQLSRRLTVGQTVGVLIDAYPDRVFKARISAVDPMIGRSRTVQVQATLDRSQAHLKPGMYASVKVADTEVAEVLTVPETAVAYTAYGDTVFLARPDKGTALVVKRVAVKIGQRQDGWVQIQEGLQEGDQVVTSGQLKLSDGMAVQPTDDTLVLPAAKPPVTGI, from the coding sequence ATGAACAAGAAGAAGATAACCAGCCTGGTGTTGATTCCGGTGGCGGTCATTGCGGTGGTGATGATGTCGCGCGCGCCATCCCAGGCCCAGCCTGCCGATGCCCCGGCCGGCGCGTTGACCAAGGTCGCGCTGGGGGCGGTGCAATTACGCCCGGCCAATGTGTATTTCGCCGGCGTCGGTGAGCTGGAAGCGGCTTCCCAGGTGCAGGTTTGCGCCGAGGTCGGCGGGCGGGTCACCTTGATCAACTTCGAGTCGGGCCGTCAGGTCAAGGCTGGCGAGGTGCTGGTCAAACTCAACGATGCCCCGGAGCAGGCCGAGCAGCTGCGGCTGCAGGCCCAGGTGCGCAATGCCGAGATCATTCGCAAGCGGGTGACCGGGCTGGTCAGGGAAAACGCGGCGACCCAGGAACAGCTCGACAACGCCCGGGCCGCCGATGAAATGGCTCAGGGCGAGTTGAAAAAAGTCCAGGCACTGATTGCCCAGAAGACTATCCGCGCACCCTTCGCCGGAGTGCTCGGCATCCGCCAGGTCAACGAAGGGCAGTACCTCAATGTCGGCGACCGCATCGTCAGTCTGGTCAACACCCAGGTGCTCTATGTCAATTTTTCCCTGGATGAGCAGCTCAGCCGCCGTCTGACCGTCGGGCAAACCGTGGGCGTGCTGATCGACGCCTACCCTGACCGGGTGTTCAAGGCGCGGATCAGTGCCGTTGACCCGATGATCGGCCGCTCGCGTACGGTGCAGGTGCAGGCCACCCTGGACAGATCGCAGGCCCACCTCAAGCCTGGCATGTACGCCAGTGTCAAAGTGGCCGATACCGAAGTGGCCGAGGTCCTGACCGTGCCGGAAACGGCGGTGGCCTATACCGCCTATGGCGATACCGTTTTTCTCGCTCGCCCGGATAAGGGCACCGCGCTGGTGGTCAAGCGGGTGGCGGTGAAAATCGGCCAGCGCCAGGACGGTTGGGTCCAGATTCAGGAAGGCCTGCAAGAGGGTGATCAGGTGGTGACTTCCGGGCAACTCAAGCTCAGTGACGGCATGGCGGTGCAGCCGACCGATGACACCCTGGTCCTGCCGGCGGCCAAACCGCCTGTGACGGGCATCTGA
- a CDS encoding DUF2165 family protein — MTMEAWVLGHSMSVFLAVQAVGVSLWLSIAVLNNWQAFRSSVGAVGATMAMEPLRQSPAIEIPLLVRAVRSPRLHQLALLIVLALQLVAALAAWTGSYQLILGDGLVSARPWLNLALSAFSTFVFAMLLGGLWFGYWIRQEGLQLTHLVLSIWAVLAFFLFNHSWL; from the coding sequence ATGACGATGGAGGCGTGGGTATTGGGTCACTCGATGTCGGTGTTCCTGGCCGTACAGGCCGTTGGCGTGAGCCTGTGGCTGAGCATCGCGGTGCTTAACAACTGGCAAGCGTTTCGCAGCTCGGTAGGCGCGGTGGGCGCGACCATGGCCATGGAGCCGTTGCGCCAGAGCCCTGCCATCGAGATTCCCCTATTGGTGCGGGCCGTACGCTCACCGCGTTTGCACCAACTGGCCCTGCTGATAGTGCTGGCCCTGCAATTGGTCGCGGCGCTGGCGGCCTGGACCGGCAGCTATCAGCTGATCCTCGGCGACGGCCTGGTGTCGGCACGGCCCTGGCTCAACCTCGCCCTCAGCGCGTTTTCGACGTTTGTCTTCGCCATGCTGCTGGGGGGCTTGTGGTTCGGCTACTGGATTCGCCAGGAGGGTTTGCAATTGACTCACCTGGTGCTGTCGATCTGGGCAGTGCTGGCCTTCTTCCTGTTCAACCACAGCTGGCTGTGA
- a CDS encoding MexW/MexI family multidrug efflux RND transporter permease subunit → MTFTDIFVRRPVLALVVSILILLLGVMSLLQLPIRQYPMLESSTITVTTEYPGASSDLMQGFVTQPIAQAVSSVEGVDYLSSSSVQGRSVVTVRMELNRDSTQALTEVMAKVNQVRFRLPEQAYDPVIERSSGESTAVAYIGFSSPTLSTPALTDYLARVVEPVMSTIEGVAKVQVFGGQTLAMRLWIDPARLAARGLTAADVADAVRRNNYQAAPGKVKGLFVVANLRVNTDLTNVNEFRDLVLRNDGNGLVRLKDVGTVELGAASSETSATMDGVSAVHLGLFPTPGGNPLVIVDGIKKLLPDVRKTLPPDVKAELAFETARFIQTSIDEVMKTLLEALLIVVIVIYLCLGSLRTVLIPVVTIPLSMLGAAALMLAFGFSLNLLTLLAMVLAVGLVVDDAIVVVENVHRHIEEGKTPVAAALVGAREVAGPVIAMTITLAAVYAPIGMMGGLTGALFREFALTLAGAVIVSGVVALTLSPVMSSFLLQSKQSEGRMAHLANRVFDGLALRYAKVLDLSLRHRWLSGLFALLVMISLPWLYQLPQRELAPTEDQAGLLTAIKAPQHANLEYVERFSAKLNEVYGRLPETVSTWIINGSDGIASSIGGINLTLWGERERTAAQIQVDLQAATNDVEGTSIFAFQLPALPGSTGGLPVQLVLRSSQDYRVLYETMEQIKQKARDSGLFAVVDSDLDYNNPVVQVRVDRAKANSLGIRMQDIAESLAVLVGENYLNRFGLDGRSYDVIAQSPGSERLTPEALTRQYVRTEDGTLIPLSTVIQVSEHVEPNKLTQFNQQNAATFQGVPAAGVTLGDAVAFLEGVTAELPVGFSYDWQSDARQYTQEGNALLLAFLAAVIVIYLVLAAQYESLMDPLIILITVPLSISGALIPLALGYATINIYTQIGLVTLIGLISKHGILMVEFANALQAQEHLDRSEAIRKAAQIRLRPILMTTAAMVVGLIPLLFASGAGANSRYGLGVVIVSGMLIGTCFTLFVLPTVYTLLARKHSVAASTPRAQSLAQTLRSEP, encoded by the coding sequence ATGACTTTCACCGATATTTTCGTTCGGCGGCCGGTGCTTGCGCTCGTCGTCAGTATTCTGATCCTGCTGCTGGGGGTCATGTCCTTGCTGCAGCTGCCGATTCGCCAGTACCCGATGCTGGAAAGCTCCACCATCACCGTGACCACCGAATACCCCGGCGCTTCGTCAGACCTGATGCAGGGTTTCGTCACGCAACCGATTGCCCAGGCGGTGTCGTCGGTGGAAGGCGTGGATTACCTGTCGAGTTCGTCGGTGCAGGGGCGCAGCGTGGTCACGGTGCGCATGGAGCTCAACCGTGACTCGACCCAAGCGCTCACGGAAGTCATGGCCAAGGTCAACCAGGTGCGTTTCCGGCTGCCGGAGCAGGCCTATGACCCGGTGATCGAGCGCTCGTCCGGCGAGTCGACGGCGGTGGCCTATATCGGGTTCTCCAGCCCGACCCTGTCGACCCCGGCCTTGACCGATTACCTGGCCCGGGTGGTGGAGCCCGTGATGAGCACCATCGAGGGCGTGGCCAAGGTCCAGGTGTTCGGCGGGCAAACCCTGGCGATGCGCCTGTGGATCGACCCCGCACGGCTGGCCGCTCGCGGCCTGACCGCCGCCGATGTGGCCGACGCGGTGCGCCGCAACAACTACCAGGCGGCGCCGGGCAAGGTCAAAGGCCTGTTTGTGGTCGCTAACCTGCGGGTCAATACCGACCTGACCAACGTCAATGAATTTCGCGATTTGGTGCTGCGCAACGATGGCAACGGCCTGGTGCGCCTGAAGGATGTCGGCACCGTGGAGCTGGGCGCGGCGTCCAGCGAAACCAGCGCCACCATGGACGGCGTTTCGGCCGTGCACCTGGGGCTGTTTCCGACACCCGGCGGCAACCCGCTGGTGATCGTCGACGGCATCAAGAAACTCCTGCCGGACGTGCGCAAGACCCTGCCGCCGGACGTCAAGGCCGAGCTGGCGTTTGAAACCGCGCGCTTTATCCAGACCTCCATCGACGAGGTGATGAAGACCCTGCTCGAGGCCTTGCTGATCGTGGTGATTGTCATCTACCTGTGCCTGGGGTCGTTGCGCACGGTACTGATTCCGGTGGTGACCATCCCCTTGTCGATGCTGGGCGCCGCGGCGCTGATGCTGGCGTTCGGTTTCAGTCTCAACCTGTTGACGCTGTTGGCGATGGTGCTGGCCGTGGGGCTGGTGGTGGACGATGCGATTGTGGTGGTGGAGAACGTGCACCGGCATATCGAGGAGGGCAAGACCCCGGTGGCCGCCGCTCTGGTCGGTGCGCGGGAAGTGGCGGGTCCGGTGATCGCCATGACCATTACCCTGGCGGCGGTGTATGCGCCTATCGGCATGATGGGCGGCCTCACGGGAGCGTTGTTTCGTGAGTTCGCCCTGACCCTGGCCGGCGCGGTGATCGTGTCCGGCGTGGTGGCGCTGACGTTGTCGCCGGTCATGAGTTCGTTCCTGCTGCAGTCCAAGCAATCGGAAGGGCGCATGGCACACCTGGCCAACCGCGTCTTTGACGGTCTGGCACTGCGTTATGCCAAGGTGCTGGACCTGTCACTGCGCCATCGCTGGCTCAGCGGGCTGTTTGCCTTGCTGGTGATGATCAGCCTGCCGTGGCTGTACCAGTTGCCGCAGCGGGAACTGGCGCCCACCGAGGACCAGGCGGGGCTGCTCACTGCGATCAAGGCGCCGCAACATGCGAACCTGGAATACGTCGAGCGCTTTTCCGCCAAGCTGAATGAGGTTTACGGGCGGCTGCCGGAAACCGTCAGCACCTGGATCATCAATGGCAGCGACGGTATCGCCTCGAGCATTGGCGGCATCAACCTGACGCTGTGGGGCGAGCGCGAGCGCACCGCCGCGCAGATCCAGGTCGACCTGCAAGCGGCCACCAACGACGTGGAAGGCACCAGCATCTTTGCCTTCCAGCTGCCGGCCTTGCCGGGCTCCACCGGTGGCCTGCCGGTGCAACTGGTGCTGCGCAGCTCCCAGGATTACCGCGTGCTGTACGAAACCATGGAGCAGATCAAGCAGAAGGCCCGCGACAGTGGGTTGTTCGCCGTGGTCGACAGTGACCTGGACTACAACAACCCGGTAGTACAGGTGCGGGTGGACCGGGCCAAGGCCAACAGCCTGGGGATCCGCATGCAGGACATCGCAGAATCGTTGGCGGTGCTGGTGGGGGAAAACTACCTCAACCGCTTTGGCCTGGATGGCCGCTCCTATGACGTGATTGCCCAGAGCCCGGGCAGTGAGCGACTGACGCCCGAAGCCCTGACTCGTCAGTATGTGCGCACGGAAGACGGCACACTGATTCCGCTGTCGACGGTGATCCAGGTGTCCGAGCACGTCGAACCCAACAAGCTGACCCAGTTCAACCAGCAGAACGCCGCGACCTTCCAGGGGGTGCCGGCGGCCGGGGTCACTCTGGGCGACGCCGTGGCATTCCTGGAAGGCGTCACCGCCGAATTGCCCGTGGGGTTCAGCTACGACTGGCAATCCGATGCGCGGCAATACACCCAGGAAGGCAATGCGCTGCTGCTGGCGTTCCTGGCGGCGGTGATCGTGATCTACCTGGTACTCGCGGCGCAGTACGAAAGCCTGATGGACCCGCTGATCATCCTGATCACCGTGCCGCTGTCCATCAGCGGCGCGCTGATTCCCCTGGCGCTGGGCTACGCCACGATCAATATCTACACCCAGATTGGCCTGGTGACCCTGATCGGGCTGATCAGCAAGCACGGCATCCTGATGGTCGAGTTCGCCAACGCCCTGCAGGCCCAGGAACACCTCGACCGTTCTGAGGCGATACGCAAGGCCGCGCAGATTCGTCTACGGCCGATCCTGATGACGACGGCGGCCATGGTGGTCGGCCTGATACCGTTGCTGTTCGCCTCGGGGGCCGGGGCCAACAGCCGCTACGGTCTGGGGGTGGTGATTGTATCGGGCATGCTGATCGGTACCTGCTTCACCCTGTTCGTGCTGCCGACGGTCTACACCCTGCTGGCGCGCAAGCATTCGGTGGCGGCCTCCACCCCACGGGCCCAGTCCCTGGCGCAAACCCTGAGGAGCGAACCATGA